A genome region from Nitrospira sp. includes the following:
- a CDS encoding LuxR C-terminal-related transcriptional regulator, translating into MSQPAFSAKEFQRLGEIMHDARSVDRSDRVWQLVSAVQKVIPYEFSGCGAVDLLRGIDPSLGHSTYPREFCHLYMGQGLAVDPAVNRLITSGQTVTSSADEPTANEPKEIISLKLDFGIKTCLSAGVRGANGSCSYFAFSNFDAKQADKLRLLLDILTPHFHLSYMRCHSAWNPERSAPPPTLLSKREEEILRWVAAGKTNWEISVILKVSLNTVKFHLKNVFQKIGVENRWSAIAYWQTGEQHRIVPSAPPSDDRPPAGASTPD; encoded by the coding sequence ATGAGTCAGCCAGCATTTTCCGCCAAGGAATTTCAACGGCTCGGCGAAATCATGCATGATGCACGCTCCGTCGATCGCAGCGACAGGGTGTGGCAACTCGTCTCGGCCGTGCAGAAAGTGATTCCCTACGAATTCTCCGGATGCGGCGCCGTCGATCTCCTGCGTGGGATCGATCCTTCACTGGGGCATTCCACCTACCCGCGGGAATTCTGTCATCTGTATATGGGCCAAGGATTAGCGGTCGATCCAGCCGTCAACCGCCTCATCACCTCGGGTCAGACCGTGACCTCCAGCGCCGATGAACCGACCGCCAACGAGCCCAAGGAGATTATCTCGCTGAAACTCGACTTCGGCATCAAGACCTGCCTGTCGGCCGGAGTGCGTGGAGCGAATGGATCCTGTTCCTACTTCGCCTTCAGTAATTTTGATGCGAAACAAGCCGATAAACTCCGGCTCCTGCTCGACATTCTGACCCCGCATTTTCACCTGAGTTATATGCGATGCCACTCCGCGTGGAATCCGGAGCGATCTGCCCCGCCGCCGACCCTACTGAGCAAACGGGAAGAAGAAATTCTCCGATGGGTGGCGGCAGGCAAGACCAATTGGGAAATCTCCGTCATTCTGAAAGTCAGTTTGAACACCGTCAAATTTCATCTCAAGAACGTCTTTCAGAAAATCGGGGTCGAAAATCGATGGAGCGCCATTGCCTATTGGCAAACCGGCGAACAACATCGCATCGTTCCATCCGCACCGCCCAGTGACGACCGTCCGCCCGCCGGCGCCAGCACACCCGACTAA